The following coding sequences are from one bacterium SCSIO 12741 window:
- the mutL gene encoding DNA mismatch repair endonuclease MutL: MNDVIKLLPDAVANQIAAGEVVQRPASVVKELMENAIDAGADQITVVIKNAGKNLIQVIDNGSGMSPTDLRMSIERHATSKINDAQDLFRIRTMGFRGEALASITAVAQCEIKSRQADTDIGTCLMIDGSEIKSQEPCSHNQGTSIAVKNLFFNIPARRKFLKSNSVESKHIIDQFERIALIYPAVQFRLFSDDNELFHLNKGNYRQRIVAIFGKNYNDRLVPMAEESNIISLEGFIGKPENARKTRGEQYFFVNDRFIKNNYLHHAVTAAFDELIPEKYHPSYFIRFTCDPSFVDINIHPTKTEVKFEDDKSVYAILRSSVKKALGEHNIAPTLDFNRETAFDDLTNRTEVVPPSITVNPEFNPFESKSANTSFGGSSGGGSMSMPKKQSIDNWETLYPETTLTQQEVAGMPMEEEETRITQKEISGLDQENPLQTDKKFFQLHNRYILSQIKSGVMIIDQQRAHERILFEQFLHALAHRQGTSQQSLFPVTLEYAAGESELIRGFLPELNQLGFDLEEFGKNTFIVRGVPAELSDQDAQELLDGILENYQLNAQELKLDARVNVAFSLAQKGAIKRNRPLEPTEIQNLIDSLFACENPYATPSGKLVITTLYMDELNKRFD; this comes from the coding sequence ATGAATGACGTGATTAAACTCCTTCCCGATGCAGTCGCCAACCAAATTGCAGCGGGTGAAGTAGTTCAAAGACCAGCCTCGGTGGTAAAAGAATTAATGGAAAATGCCATCGATGCGGGTGCCGACCAGATTACCGTGGTCATTAAAAATGCCGGTAAAAACCTCATCCAGGTTATTGACAATGGCTCGGGTATGTCTCCAACGGACCTTAGAATGTCTATTGAGCGCCACGCCACCTCCAAAATCAATGATGCTCAAGACCTGTTTCGAATTAGAACTATGGGATTTAGAGGCGAGGCTCTCGCTTCGATTACGGCTGTAGCCCAGTGCGAAATCAAATCCCGGCAAGCGGATACAGATATAGGAACCTGCCTGATGATTGATGGATCAGAAATCAAAAGCCAGGAACCCTGCAGCCACAATCAAGGAACATCGATCGCCGTTAAAAATCTTTTCTTCAACATACCGGCAAGGAGAAAGTTCCTCAAATCAAATAGTGTAGAAAGCAAACACATCATTGATCAATTTGAGCGGATTGCCCTGATCTATCCCGCTGTTCAATTCAGACTGTTTTCTGACGACAATGAACTTTTTCACCTCAACAAGGGAAACTACCGTCAACGGATCGTAGCCATTTTCGGAAAAAACTACAACGATCGTTTGGTACCCATGGCCGAGGAATCGAATATCATATCACTCGAAGGATTTATTGGAAAACCCGAGAATGCCCGAAAAACAAGAGGAGAGCAGTACTTTTTTGTGAACGATCGTTTCATCAAAAACAACTACCTGCATCACGCCGTAACTGCCGCATTCGACGAGTTGATACCCGAAAAATACCATCCCTCCTACTTCATCCGGTTTACCTGCGATCCGTCGTTCGTGGATATCAATATTCACCCAACCAAGACCGAGGTAAAATTTGAGGATGACAAATCGGTGTACGCCATTTTGCGATCATCGGTCAAGAAGGCATTGGGAGAACATAACATTGCCCCTACTCTCGACTTTAACCGGGAAACGGCCTTCGACGATTTGACCAATCGTACGGAAGTGGTACCTCCATCTATCACGGTTAATCCTGAATTTAATCCCTTTGAATCCAAATCTGCCAACACAAGTTTCGGTGGATCAAGTGGAGGTGGGTCGATGAGTATGCCCAAAAAGCAATCCATCGATAACTGGGAAACGCTTTACCCCGAAACCACCTTAACTCAGCAAGAGGTAGCTGGGATGCCTATGGAGGAAGAGGAAACTCGAATTACTCAAAAAGAGATTTCAGGGTTGGACCAAGAGAATCCTTTACAAACCGACAAAAAGTTTTTTCAGCTTCACAACCGGTACATTCTTTCGCAAATCAAATCGGGCGTTATGATCATTGATCAGCAACGGGCCCACGAAAGAATTCTGTTTGAACAATTTTTACACGCCCTGGCCCACCGTCAAGGCACTTCGCAGCAAAGCCTATTTCCTGTAACCCTGGAATACGCAGCTGGCGAAAGTGAATTAATCCGAGGATTTCTTCCTGAACTCAACCAATTGGGTTTTGACCTGGAAGAATTTGGAAAGAACACCTTTATCGTACGTGGAGTTCCCGCCGAACTCAGCGATCAGGATGCTCAGGAATTGCTGGATGGTATTTTGGAGAACTACCAACTCAATGCTCAGGAGCTTAAACTGGATGCCCGTGTAAATGTGGCATTTTCGTTAGCCCAAAAAGGTGCCATCAAACGAAACCGTCCTTTGGAGCCTACCGAAATTCAAAATCTTATTGACTCTCTGTTCGCCTGCGAGAATCCCTATGCCACCCCATCGGGTAAATTAGTGATTACTACGCTCTATATGGATGAACTCAACAAACGATTCGATTAA